A single region of the Candidatus Cloacimonas sp. genome encodes:
- a CDS encoding glycosyltransferase family 4 protein: protein MKILYISYFYPPLAGPASLRNLKTVKYLSQLGNTIDVLTVGNIVYNYYDNGLLAQCEQNRIIHIPSFDPMSILEKLSGKNKTMSDKIYHQTPEKLKIFIRWLYPLDDKVLWLPNLLKTAKKFLAADSYDLIYVSCGPFSSAVAVRYLSKRFKLPYVLDMRDYWTLLNDYKLQGTYLNRCFSRHFEKLILKDAALIVAASKGIVEDISNHFDSKLRDKTFLLYNGNDEEDFADLKEVKTDPDKYSLSYFGTITAKLSLKWLLRAIKELKQENKLPAGFCLYFYGNYHRETYQEIQQSGVEEIVKIIPQLTHKDALAAMQSSDALLLLINSNTSHGVITSKVFEYLRIGKPILAVIPKQGEAAELLAESGQNNICPMESSSAIKKALEKLFADRYKEHAYHFPAEKYARRKQVEELNQQLIKIKDK, encoded by the coding sequence ATGAAAATACTCTATATCAGTTATTTCTATCCTCCTCTGGCGGGACCTGCCTCTTTACGAAACCTAAAAACAGTTAAATATTTAAGCCAACTGGGTAATACAATTGATGTGTTAACTGTGGGCAATATAGTTTATAACTATTACGATAACGGACTGTTAGCTCAATGCGAACAAAATCGCATCATCCATATTCCCTCTTTTGATCCAATGTCCATCCTGGAAAAGCTAAGCGGGAAAAACAAAACGATGTCTGATAAGATATATCACCAAACTCCGGAAAAATTGAAAATATTTATCCGTTGGCTCTATCCTCTGGATGATAAAGTGCTTTGGCTGCCCAATTTACTGAAGACAGCCAAAAAATTCCTTGCGGCAGATAGCTACGATCTTATCTATGTTTCCTGCGGACCCTTTTCATCTGCCGTGGCTGTAAGATATTTAAGTAAACGCTTTAAACTGCCTTATGTTTTGGATATGCGCGATTATTGGACTCTCCTGAATGACTATAAATTGCAAGGAACATATTTAAATAGATGCTTTTCGCGCCATTTTGAAAAATTGATTCTAAAAGACGCAGCATTAATTGTTGCGGCTTCCAAAGGCATCGTAGAAGATATTAGTAATCATTTTGACAGCAAACTGCGGGACAAAACCTTCCTTCTGTATAATGGCAATGATGAAGAGGATTTTGCTGACTTGAAAGAAGTGAAAACCGATCCTGATAAATATTCATTGAGTTATTTTGGCACCATTACAGCCAAACTCTCTTTAAAATGGTTGCTGCGAGCCATAAAAGAACTGAAACAGGAAAATAAACTCCCGGCAGGTTTTTGTCTTTATTTTTATGGAAACTACCATAGGGAGACCTATCAGGAAATTCAGCAAAGCGGAGTGGAAGAAATTGTGAAGATAATTCCTCAGCTTACCCATAAAGATGCCTTAGCCGCAATGCAATCTTCCGATGCTTTGCTACTGTTGATAAATTCCAATACTTCTCACGGAGTCATTACCAGCAAGGTATTTGAGTATTTAAGAATAGGAAAACCCATTTTGGCTGTTATCCCTAAACAAGGAGAAGCTGCAGAACTTTTAGCAGAAAGCGGACAGAATAATATCTGCCCGATGGAGAGTTCTTCCGCTATAAAAAAAGCACTGGAAAAGTTATTTGCAGATAGGTATAAGGAACACGCTTATCACTTTCCAGCGGAAAAATACGCCAGAAGAAAACAAGTGGAAGAACTGAATCAGCAACTAATTAAGATTAAAGATAAATAA